Proteins from a genomic interval of Phlebotomus papatasi isolate M1 chromosome 3, Ppap_2.1, whole genome shotgun sequence:
- the LOC129806483 gene encoding muscle M-line assembly protein unc-89-like: MSSPAGLANLARCQFASVCLHLEVMGKFCISKEKGVNWQEFSGMTVYQELQQDERLLTGHVTGGYTSGETSGNLRYIWWILFESRQTSNGLRRSSIPLKVGNLPATGETAFYRRGNKVRGRPRESSASLPITVRVRLSQHEAACGYCSGNVCSVVYMRHLSREERRAIRLQTHLRRKSEERRERLRRRRRDYRSPSPFYHRRREEVRRRDSPERNSTRRLRGSHQDSPRRVFSRPHVVIRPSRARARERAKEERRKLLLTTPDLSITFPSPVRLETPREPPKSPEVLELSNSPLSTPSCYKESSPKLVEQSPSSLPSSEAKPEEEQAEEYRGKSEEFASSSPGSDRQKHSGNSGEFQTESVSSVEGEGEILGVSVGARDVSEKLAQERPYRLVEWTEFALPIQGPPREIPLRVASRRTIGVPSALFVDTSPERRHPDSRGETPESPPAYPTSNQRLPLRGRVPFFVTPPLGWGHPAGVGVPQGGHSWRSHL; encoded by the exons atgtctagTCCAGCTGGGTTGGCGAATTTGGCGAGGTGTCAATTTGCCAGTGTTTGTTTACATTTAGAGGTGATGGGAAAATTTtgtatctcaaaagaaaagGGAGTTAATTGGCAAGAATTCTCAGGGATGACAGTGTACCAGGAGTTGCAGCAGGACGAACGACTGCTGACCGGGCATGTGACGGGG GGATATACTTCGGGCGAGACCAGTGGGAATCTGAGGTATATCTGGTGGATTCTTTTTGAATCTCGTCAGACAAGCAACGGCTTGCGGAGGTCAAGCATACCCCTGAAAGTCGGCAATCTACCCGCAACAGGCGAGACCGCCTTCTATCGTCGTGGGAATAAGGTGCGAGGTCGCCCAAGGGAGTCGAGTGCGAGTCTGCCCATCACAGTGCGAGTCCGCCTGTCACAGCACGAGGCTGCCTGTGGTTATTGTTCTGGGAACGTGTGTAGTGTAGTCTATATGAGACATTTGTCTCGGGAGGAAAGGAGGGCGATCCGGCTCCAAACGCATCTCCGTCGCAAGTCCGAGGAACGAAGGGAGCGCCTGAGGCGCCGCAGGAGGGACTACCGATCCCCTAGCCCATTCTACCATCGGAGAAGAGAGGAGGTAAGAAGGAGAGATAGCCCCGAGAGGAATTCCACCCGACGTCTCAGAGGCTCGCACCAGGATAGTCCCCGCAGAGTGTTCTCGAGACCCCACGTGGTAATTAGACCCTCGCGTGCACGAGCGAGAGAGAGAGCGAAAGAAGAGCGCCGCAAGCTGCTTTTGACAACCCCGGATCTGTCCATAACCTTTCCTTCTCCCGTGAGGTTAGAAACTCCCAGGGAACCCCCAAAGAGTCCAGAAGTGTTAGAGTTGAGTAACTCCCCTCTGAGTACCCCGTCGTGCTATAAGGAGTCTTCACCGAAACTCGTAGAGCAGAGCCCCTCATCTTTACCCTCGTCTGAGGCAAAGCCGGAGGAAGAACAGGCCGAAGAATACCGAGGAAAAAGTGAAGAGTTTGCCTCATCTTCCCCAGGGAGTGACCGGCAGAAGCACAGCGGGAATTCTGGGGAGTTCCAGACAGAAAGTGTTTCATCAGTGGAAGGGGAGGGAGAGATTCTTGGGGTATCCGTGGGTGCACGAGACGTCAGTGAGAAATTAGCTCAAGAGAGACCTTATCGTCTGGTTGAGTGGACGGAGTTTGCCTTGCCCATTCAGGGGCCACCTCGCGAAATTCCTCTACGGGTGGCGAGCCGACGAACTATCGGGGTCCCATCAGCCCTTTTCGTCGACACCTCCCCGGAACGCAGGCACCCTGACTCGCGCGGGGAAACTCCGGAATCGCCGCCGGCGTACCCGACGTCAAACCAGCGTCTCCCACTCCGTGGTCGAGTGCCGTTCTTCGTCACACCCCCCCTCGGCTGGGGACATCCGGCGGGTGTTGGAGTCCCGCAGGGTGGTCACTCTTGGCGGAGCCACTTATAA